A genomic window from Sorex araneus isolate mSorAra2 chromosome 2, mSorAra2.pri, whole genome shotgun sequence includes:
- the LOC101559351 gene encoding olfactory receptor 7A5-like, whose amino-acid sequence MHFLIIFAILDNILLTVVAYDHFVAIYHTLHYTVIMNPRSGGYWDMSARTPYCKVSWRCDCPSACLLNGIVPYAANWVLDSGPLTGILYSHTKIVSSLSGMVSLRASRRHFPPASPHDRGPLFYCIGIGMYLSAAACRSSCSSDMASVIYTVVNPC is encoded by the exons ATGCATTTTCTCATCATCTTTGCCATACTGGACAACATCTTGCTGACCGTGGTGGCCTATGACCACTTTGTGGCCATCTATCACACTCTGCActacacggtcatcatgaaccccagATCTGGAGGATACTGGGACATGAGCGCCCGAACTCCATACTGCAAAGTTTCTTGGCGCTGCGACTGTCCttctgcatg TCTGCTGAATGGCATCGTGCCATACGCCGCCAATTGGGTGCTGGACAGCGGACCTCTCACGGGCATCCTTTACTCCCACACAAAGATTGTTTCCTCCCTCAGCGGCATGGTTTCGCTCAGGGCAAGTCGAAGGCATTTTCCACCTGCGTCTCCCCATGACCGTGGCCCGCTCTTCTACTGCATAGGTATTGGCATGTACCTGAGTGCTGCTGCCTGCCGAAGCTCCTGCTCCAGTGACATGGCCTCAGTGATTTACACGGTGGTCaacccatgctga